The Candidatus Eisenbacteria bacterium sequence AGTGTCACTTGGTGATACCACGTTCTCAGAATCGCGACAGAATTGCGACGACTGGGACTCATTGGGACCGATCTATCCCGAACTTCTTGAGCTTCCTGTACAGAGTACTTACTGCAAGCCCCAGCGTCTCGGCGGCCTTGTGCTTATCTCCGGCAGCACTGGAGAGAGCGCTGAGGATGGCTTCCCTTTCGGCCTCTTCAAGACTCTTGACTCTTTCCTCTCGTCCCCCCCTCATCCCTTTCGCTCCCGCCAGAAGCTGCTCCACCCTCTCTTTCGTAATCACGGGCGCAACGACCACGGTCAGAACCATGCGCACGAAACTCTCCAGTTCCCTCACGTTGCCTGGCCAGTCGAGGGACGCGAGGACCTGCATTGCCTCGCCTTCAAACTTTTGCGGTGGCATGTTGGGGCGCGAGTATTTCCCAACAAAATGATCGAGCAAGAGCGGGATATCTTCTCTCCTGGCCCTGAGTGGCGGCACATGGATTGGAACCACGTGCAGACGATAGAAGAGGTCCTCTCTGAAACGACCGGCGCGCACGGCTTCAGCCAGGTCTGCATTGCTCGCAGCAAGGACTCGCGCCTCGAGCTGATGGGCCTCCGTACTCCCGATGGGTCTTATTTCCTTCTCTTGAAGCGCGCGCAGGAGCTTCGCCTGTACGTGCAGCGGAATGTTTGTGATCTCGTCCAGAAACACGATGCCTTTTCCTGCTGCCTCAAGAAGCCCTATCTTGTCGCTGTGTGCGTCGGTAAACGAGCCTTTTTTGTGACCGAAGAGCTCGCTCTCGGCTATGCGTTCGCCTATCACGCTACAATCAATCGGAACGAACGGCTCGCTCGCCCGCGGACTAAGCTTATGAATCGCCCTGGCAACAAGCTCCTTGCCCGTGCCGGTCTCCCCGATTATCAATGCCGTGGCGTCGCTCGAGCTTACCAGCTCTATCATTCTCCTGAGTTCCAGCATGGGGGGCGACTTGCCGACCAGGCCCATGAATTCATATTCCTTGCCAACGAGATCGACGACTCCGGAGTGCCCGATGAACGCTCGGCGAACCGATTTCTCGAGATCCTTTATG is a genomic window containing:
- a CDS encoding sigma-54 dependent transcriptional regulator, which produces MEQLKVLVADDEPTIRDTCTRVLKRLGFATFSASSGTQAINIAREHGIGLAVLDIKMPELNGLETLSELKKLRPDARVIMITGFSSVQSVVEAMRFGASDYLLKPFSIKDLEKSVRRAFIGHSGVVDLVGKEYEFMGLVGKSPPMLELRRMIELVSSSDATALIIGETGTGKELVARAIHKLSPRASEPFVPIDCSVIGERIAESELFGHKKGSFTDAHSDKIGLLEAAGKGIVFLDEITNIPLHVQAKLLRALQEKEIRPIGSTEAHQLEARVLAASNADLAEAVRAGRFREDLFYRLHVVPIHVPPLRARREDIPLLLDHFVGKYSRPNMPPQKFEGEAMQVLASLDWPGNVRELESFVRMVLTVVVAPVITKERVEQLLAGAKGMRGGREERVKSLEEAEREAILSALSSAAGDKHKAAETLGLAVSTLYRKLKKFGIDRSQ